AGAGAGTCTCTAAGCCGGGGCTCCGCAAGTACGTGCACTTAGAGAAGTTGCCACGTGTATTGAATGGATATGGTATTGCCATTCTTTCTACCTCAAAAGGGGTAATCACTGACAAAGAGGCCAAAGGTCTTAATGTAGGTGGTGAGGTATTGTGTTACGTGTATTAATAAGTAGAAAATGTCACGGATAGGTAAACTTCCCATCACGCTTCCACAAGGTGTTGAGGTGTTGGTAAACCAGGAGAACCTGGTTACAGTGAAAGGCCCTAAAGGATCGCTTTCTGCTCCTGTTGATACAGATATTCAGGTTCAGGTTGAAGATGGGGTACTTACTGTAACTCGTCCTACTGAGCAGAAGAGACACAAAGCGCTTCACGGTCTTTATCGTTCTATCATTAACAACATGATAGTAGGTGTAAGCACTGGCTATAAAATTGATTTGGAACTGGTGGGCGTGGGTTACAAAGCCACTACTCAAGGTCAGACTTTGGAATTAGCTCTTGGATATTCACACAATATCTATGTTGCTCTTCCAGAAGAAATCAAAGCCAATGCGGTAACTGAAAAAGGTAAAGCGCCTGTTATTTCATTAGAAGGAATTGATAAGCAGTTGATAGGCCAGGTAGCTGCTAAGATTCGCTCACTGCGTAAAGTTGAGCCTTACAAAGGTAAAGGTATTCGCTTCGTGGGTGAGGTTGTTAGAAGAAAAGCTGGTAAAACTGCTTCTAAATAAGAAAGAGTATGTCATTCGATAAAGCAAAAAGAAGACTTAGAATCCGTCGAAGCATCCGTAACAAAGTTACTGGAACTGCACAACGTCCGCGTTTGGCAGTTTTTAGAAGCAATAAGTTTATCTATGCTCAAATTATAGATGATGTTAATGGTGTAACCTTGGCTTCTTCTTCCTCTGCCAAATTAGAGGCTGTAGCTGGTGAAAATAAGACAGGAGCTTCTGCTCATGTTGGACGTGATATAGCCACTAAAGCCCAGGAGAAAGGTATTACTGAAGTTGTATTCGACAGAGGTGGCTATCTTTACCATGGTAGAGTTAAATCATTAGCTGAAGGGGCTCGTGAAGCGGGTCTAAAATTCTAAGAAGATGTCAAAGTTGAATATTAGAAGTATCAAAGCAAGCGAAATCGAGCTGAAAGAGCGCGTAGTTGCTATCAACCGTGTTGCCAAGGTAGTAAAAGGTGGTAGAAGATTTAGCTTCTCCGCCATCGTGGTAGTTGGTGATGGTAATGGTGTAGTAGGCTATGGTTTAGGTAAAGCCAATGAGGTAACCGATGCTATTGCGAAAGGTATAGATGACGCTAAGAAAAACTTAGTGCGCGTTCCATTGTTCAAGCACACTGTGCCTCATGCAATGGAAGGTAAATTCTCTGGTGGTTTTGTACTAATCAAGCCTGCTGCTGCCGGTACCGGTGTAATTGCTGGTGGTGCAATGCGTGCAGTATTTGAAAGTGCTGGCATCAAAGATGTTTTGGCCAAGTCAAAAGGATCATCAAACCCGCATAACGTAGTTAAAGCAACTTTTGATGCTTTGTCTAAAATGCGCGATCCGCTTGTGGTTGCTCAGCAACGTGGTATTAGTTTACAACAAGTTTTCAACGGGTAATCATGGCTCAAGTTCAAATCACCCAGATTAAAAGTATTATTGACCGTCCGGAAAGACAAAAGGCTACTATGAAAGCCTTAGGTTTAGGGAAAATCAATAAGACTGTCATAAAAGAGTTTACTCCTCAGATTGCAGGAATGGTAAACCACGTACAACATTTAGTAGCAGTTAAGGAGGTATAATAATGAACTTAAGTACATTAAAACCTGCTGAAGGTTCTGTTAAGGACCGGAAGAGAATTGGTCGTGGTACCGGTTCTGGTAAAGGTGGTACATCTACCCGTGGTCATAAAGGA
The nucleotide sequence above comes from Nibribacter ruber. Encoded proteins:
- the rpsE gene encoding 30S ribosomal protein S5 gives rise to the protein MSKLNIRSIKASEIELKERVVAINRVAKVVKGGRRFSFSAIVVVGDGNGVVGYGLGKANEVTDAIAKGIDDAKKNLVRVPLFKHTVPHAMEGKFSGGFVLIKPAAAGTGVIAGGAMRAVFESAGIKDVLAKSKGSSNPHNVVKATFDALSKMRDPLVVAQQRGISLQQVFNG
- the rpmD gene encoding 50S ribosomal protein L30 — its product is MAQVQITQIKSIIDRPERQKATMKALGLGKINKTVIKEFTPQIAGMVNHVQHLVAVKEV
- the rplF gene encoding 50S ribosomal protein L6, with translation MSRIGKLPITLPQGVEVLVNQENLVTVKGPKGSLSAPVDTDIQVQVEDGVLTVTRPTEQKRHKALHGLYRSIINNMIVGVSTGYKIDLELVGVGYKATTQGQTLELALGYSHNIYVALPEEIKANAVTEKGKAPVISLEGIDKQLIGQVAAKIRSLRKVEPYKGKGIRFVGEVVRRKAGKTASK
- the rplR gene encoding 50S ribosomal protein L18, which gives rise to MSFDKAKRRLRIRRSIRNKVTGTAQRPRLAVFRSNKFIYAQIIDDVNGVTLASSSSAKLEAVAGENKTGASAHVGRDIATKAQEKGITEVVFDRGGYLYHGRVKSLAEGAREAGLKF